In a genomic window of Trachemys scripta elegans isolate TJP31775 chromosome 12, CAS_Tse_1.0, whole genome shotgun sequence:
- the LOC117886305 gene encoding olfactory receptor 12-like, which translates to MKTMKERNHTALTEFILLGFGSGLGLKEGPFVVFLVIYMTTVVVNTTMVFLIRANSRLHTPMYFFLMNLSFLDLCYSSTIAPKAMASFLVSSKSISFLGCATQFFFFGLFAATEAFILAAMAYDRYTAICNPLLYPVAMSKQVCIQLLVGSYVCSGVNSMVQTVFTFTLCFCGSNEIDHFFCDIPPLLSLSCTNTDINEVVMFTLSGLIIVSTSMVILISYAYIISAILRIRSVEGRRRAFSTCTSHMMSVSLFYGTVTFMYTQPSSLSAPAQSKVVSVFYTLVIPMLNPLIYSLRNKDVKEALGRTISSVFLQ; encoded by the coding sequence ATGAAGACAATGAAAGAGAGAAACCACACTGCACTGACAGAATTCATCCTGCTGGGATTTGGAAGTGGTCTGGGGCTCAAGGAGGGCCCCTTTGTGGTGTTTCTGGTGATTTACATGACAACAGTGGTGGTAAACACCACCATGGTCTTCCTCATTAGAGCCAACTCTCGCCTTCACactcccatgtacttcttcctcatGAATCTGTCATTCTTAGACCTCTGCTACTCCTCCACCATTGCCCCCAAAGCCATGGCGAGCTTCCTAGTAAGCAGCAAAAGCATTTCCTTCCTCGGATGTGCCACCCAATTCTTCTTCTTCGGTCTCTTTGCTGCTACCGAGGCGTTCATCCTGGCAGCCATGGCATATGATCGATACACCGCCATCTGCAACCCGCTCCTGTATCCCGTCGCCATGTCCAAGCAGGTTTGCATTCAGCTGCTGGTGGGTTCCTATGTTTGCAGCGGTGTAAACTCCATGGTGCAAACAGTCTTCACCTTtacactgtgtttctgtgggtCCAATGAGATAGATCACTTCTTCTGTGACATTCCACCCCTGCTAAGCCTCTCATGCACCAACACAGACATTAATGAAGTGGTGATGTTCACTTTATCTGGCCTCATCATCGTGAGCACCTCCATGGTCATTCTCATATCCTATGCTTACATCATCTCTGCCATCCTCAGGATTCGCTCTGTTGAGGGCAGACGcagagccttctccacctgcacctcccacATGATGTCCGTGAGTTTATTTTATGGCACTGTTACCTTCATGTATACCCAGCCCAGTTCACTATCTGCTCCAGCTCAGAGCAAAGTGGTGTCTGTGTTTTATACCCTGGTCATCCCTATGTTgaatcccctcatctacagcctgaggaacaaggatGTGAAAGAAGCTTTGGGAAGAACCATCAGCTCAGTGTTTCTACAATGA
- the LOC117885827 gene encoding olfactory receptor 12-like has protein sequence MKERNHTALTEFVLLGFGSGLGLKVGPSVVFLVIYMTTVLGNTTMVFLISANSPLHTPMYFFLMNLSLVDLCYSSTIAPKAMMSFLGGSKTISFNGCATQLFFFGLFASTEAFILAAMAYDRYTAICNPLLYPVAMSNQVCVQLLVGSYVCGSVNSMVQTVFTFTLCFCGSNEIDHFFCDIPPLLSLSCTNTDINELVLFTLSSLIIVSTSMVILVSYACIISAILRIRSVEGRHRAFSTCTSHMMSVILFYGTLTFVYAQPSSLSAPAQSKMVSVFYTLVIPMLNPLIYSLRNKDMKEALGRIITSVLLK, from the coding sequence ATGAAAGAGAGAAACCACACAGCACTGACGGAATTTGTCCTGCTGGGGTTTGGAAGTGGTCTGGGGCTCAAGGTGGGCCCCTCTGTGGTGTTTCTAGTGATTTACATGACAACGGTGCTGGGGAACACCACCATGGTCTTCCTTATTAGCGCCAACTCTCCCctgcacacccccatgtacttcttcctcatGAACCTGTCGCTAGTAGACCTCTGCTACTCCTCCACCATCGCCCCCAAAGCTATGATGAGCTTCCTAGGAGGCAGCAAAACCATTTCCTTCAACGGATGTGCCACCCAGTTATTCTTCTTCGGTCTCTTTGCCAGTACCGAGGCGTTCATCCTGGCAGCTATGGCGTATGATCGATACACCGCCATCTGTAACCCGCTCCTGTATCCCGTCGCCATGTCCAATCAGGTTTGTGTTCAACTGCTAGTGGGTTCCTATGTTTGCGGCAGTGTAAACTCAATGGTGCAAACAGTCTTCACCTTtacactgtgtttctgtgggtCCAATGAGATAGATCACTTCTTCTGTGACATTCCACCCCTGCTAAGCCTTTCATGCACCAACACAGACATCAATGAACTGGTGCTGTTCACTTTATCTAGCCTCATCATCGTGAGCACCTCCATGGTCATTCTTGTGTCCTATGCCTGCATCATCTCTGCCATCCTCAGGATTCGCTCTGTTGAGGGCAGACACAGAGCCTTTTCCACCTGCACCTCCCACATGATGTCCgtaattttattttatgggaCTCTTACCTTCGTATATGCCCAGCCCAGTTCGCTATCTGCTCCAGCTCAGAGCAAAATGGTGTCTGTATTTTATACCCTGGTCATCCCTATGTTGAATCCCCTCATCTAtagcctgaggaacaaggacaTGAAAGAAGCTTTGGGAAGAATCATCACCTCAGTGCTTCTAAAATGA
- the LOC117886289 gene encoding olfactory receptor 12-like isoform X2, which yields MKFILLGFGSDPGLKVGPFVVFLAIYLTTVLGNTIMVFLIRASSRLHTPMYFFLMNLSLLDLCYSSTIAPKAMASFLTGSKTISFIGCATQFFFFGVFVTTETFILAAMAYDRYTAICNPLLYPIAMSKQVCVQLLVGSYVCGGVNSMVQTVFTFTLCFCGSNEIDHFFCDIPPLLSLSCTNTDINELVLFTLSSFIIVSTSMVILISYAYIISAILRIRSAEGRRRAFSTCTSHMMSVTLFYGTLTFMYAQPSSLSAPAQSKVVSVFYTLVIPMLNPLIYSLRNKDVKEALGRTISSVFLK from the exons ATGA AATTCATCCTGCTGGGGTTTGGAAGTGATCCAGGGCTCAAGGTGGGCCCCTTTGTGGTGTTTCTAGCAATTTATTTGACAACTGTGCTGGGGAACACCATCATGGTCTTTCTCATTAGAGCCAGCTCTCGCCTGcacacccccatgtatttcttcctcatGAATCTGTCACTCTTAGATCTCTGCTACTCCTCCACCATCGCCCCGAAAGCCATGGCAAGCTTCCTAACAGGCAGCAAAACCATTTCCTTCATTGGATGTGCCACCCAATTCTTCTTCTTCGGTGTCTTTGTCACCACTGAGACATTCATCCTGGCAGCCATGGCATATGATCGATACACTGCCATCTGCAACCCGCTCCTGTATCCCATTGCCATGTCCAAGCAGGTCTGTGTTCAGCTGCTGGTGGGTTCCTATGTTTGTGGCGGTGTAAACTCCATGGTGCAAACAGTTTTCACCTTtacactgtgtttctgtgggtCCAATGAGATAGATCACTTCTTCTGTGACATTCCACCCTTGCTAAGCCTTTCATGCACCAACACAGACATCAATGAACTGGTGCTGTTCACTTTATCCAGCTTCATCATCGTGAGCACCTCCATGGTCATTCTCATCTCCTATGCCTACATCATCTCTGCCATTCTCAGGATTCGCTCTGCTGAGGGCAGACGCAGAGCTTTCTCCACCTGCACGTCCCACATGATGTCCGTGACTTTATTTTATGGGACTCTTACCTTCATGTATGCCCAGCCCAGTTCACTATCTGCTCCAGCTCAGAGCAAAGTGGTATCTGTGTTTTATACCCTGGTCATCCCTATGTTGAATCCCCTCATCTATAGCCTGAGGAACAAGGATGTGAAAGAAGCTTTGGGAAGGACCATCAgctcagtgtttttaaaatga
- the LOC117886289 gene encoding olfactory receptor 12-like isoform X1 produces the protein METIKERNHTAPIEFILLGFGSDPGLKVGPFVVFLAIYLTTVLGNTIMVFLIRASSRLHTPMYFFLMNLSLLDLCYSSTIAPKAMASFLTGSKTISFIGCATQFFFFGVFVTTETFILAAMAYDRYTAICNPLLYPIAMSKQVCVQLLVGSYVCGGVNSMVQTVFTFTLCFCGSNEIDHFFCDIPPLLSLSCTNTDINELVLFTLSSFIIVSTSMVILISYAYIISAILRIRSAEGRRRAFSTCTSHMMSVTLFYGTLTFMYAQPSSLSAPAQSKVVSVFYTLVIPMLNPLIYSLRNKDVKEALGRTISSVFLK, from the coding sequence ATGGAGACAATAAAAGAGAGAAACCACACAGCACCGATAGAATTCATCCTGCTGGGGTTTGGAAGTGATCCAGGGCTCAAGGTGGGCCCCTTTGTGGTGTTTCTAGCAATTTATTTGACAACTGTGCTGGGGAACACCATCATGGTCTTTCTCATTAGAGCCAGCTCTCGCCTGcacacccccatgtatttcttcctcatGAATCTGTCACTCTTAGATCTCTGCTACTCCTCCACCATCGCCCCGAAAGCCATGGCAAGCTTCCTAACAGGCAGCAAAACCATTTCCTTCATTGGATGTGCCACCCAATTCTTCTTCTTCGGTGTCTTTGTCACCACTGAGACATTCATCCTGGCAGCCATGGCATATGATCGATACACTGCCATCTGCAACCCGCTCCTGTATCCCATTGCCATGTCCAAGCAGGTCTGTGTTCAGCTGCTGGTGGGTTCCTATGTTTGTGGCGGTGTAAACTCCATGGTGCAAACAGTTTTCACCTTtacactgtgtttctgtgggtCCAATGAGATAGATCACTTCTTCTGTGACATTCCACCCTTGCTAAGCCTTTCATGCACCAACACAGACATCAATGAACTGGTGCTGTTCACTTTATCCAGCTTCATCATCGTGAGCACCTCCATGGTCATTCTCATCTCCTATGCCTACATCATCTCTGCCATTCTCAGGATTCGCTCTGCTGAGGGCAGACGCAGAGCTTTCTCCACCTGCACGTCCCACATGATGTCCGTGACTTTATTTTATGGGACTCTTACCTTCATGTATGCCCAGCCCAGTTCACTATCTGCTCCAGCTCAGAGCAAAGTGGTATCTGTGTTTTATACCCTGGTCATCCCTATGTTGAATCCCCTCATCTATAGCCTGAGGAACAAGGATGTGAAAGAAGCTTTGGGAAGGACCATCAgctcagtgtttttaaaatga